Below is a window of Stygiolobus azoricus DNA.
TATCAAGAATCTCTATATTACTTATCTTTATATCCGTTTCGAAACCATCTTTGTAGAGACTTAACTGATCCAGAATAGGTGTTATTATTGGGTTCTTTATTGTCTCATAAGCTTTGAGTGTTGGTACATATCCACCATTAGGCCCAGGCTTGGATTCAATTAATCCGAGAACTTTTAAGCTAAGTATTATGTTTCTTACGGTCCCTTCATCTTTTCCTATAACGTCTGCTACTTCCTTACTTTTTATCATTCTCTTATTCTTATTATATAGGTCGACTAGAGCTAGAAGTATCTCCCTTTGTGTAGATGATAAATTTTGCATCAATAATTATAATCTAATTATAAATTTAAAAATCATTTCATGAGCCAAAAATTTTCTTTATAGTTTTAGGACTAACACTAAACACTTTTTCTGCTATCATTGCTATATATTCTGGCTTTGGAAGAGGATACTTTATTCCTATATTGATAGCTATAGCTCTCTTTTGGGCTTCTAGACTCAACTTGTCTCTAATGCTCCTTGCTGCTATTCCCTCGGCTATCTTAAATGCTGTATAAAACCTTGCAAAACTGATTGCTGTGTGCTGGATTTCGTCTACGTTAACTGAGCTTAGAATACGTAATGCATCATATAGTGTCTGCTCGGGTTTGAAGGAGAATATTCCTTCTATAAAAATAAGCCTTAATGTTTTAGCAAGGCTTGATTTATCCTTATCCAACATCTCGTACGCTTCTAAAGGTTTATTCTCTATAATAAGCTGTGCCGCATTATCGAACTTTATTTCTGGGGAAAAGACCCTATCAAATAATTCTCGATATTCATTAAGTAAACCCAATCCGTCTTTTCCCACTACGTAAAGGCTAATTAACTCTTTCTCGTATAATTCATCGGCTTTGAAACCTCTGATCGGTTTTATACGTTTTTCCTCATAAGACTTTTCAAGTATTTTGAGAACTTGTTCTCTTGTGACGTTATTGTTCTCCAATATCTTTCCCCAAATATCGGTCAGAACCTTGACCCTCTCTTTGTATAATTCCTTAACCATGGAATTGTATTTGGCAATTTCCCTTAAAAAGGTATCAAGTA
It encodes the following:
- a CDS encoding DUF2192 domain-containing protein — its product is MVKELYKERVKVLTDIWGKILENNNVTREQVLKILEKSYEEKRIKPIRGFKADELYEKELISLYVVGKDGLGLLNEYRELFDRVFSPEIKFDNAAQLIIENKPLEAYEMLDKDKSSLAKTLRLIFIEGIFSFKPEQTLYDALRILSSVNVDEIQHTAISFARFYTAFKIAEGIAARSIRDKLSLEAQKRAIAINIGIKYPLPKPEYIAMIAEKVFSVSPKTIKKIFGS